A window of Lusitaniella coriacea LEGE 07157 contains these coding sequences:
- a CDS encoding NAD-dependent epimerase/dehydratase family protein: MTVAIITGSAGLIGSEASKFFAKQGLDVVGIDNDMRRVFFGDEASTAWNRKRLEESLGGKYTHVEIDIRDREAIEDLFKKYGSNISLIIHTAAQPSHDWAARDPHMDFSVNANGTLNLLEATRQFCPEAAFIFTSTNKVYGDTPNRLPLMEKDTRWEIDPSHTYAGGIREDMSIDHTTHSLFGASKVAADVLVQEYGRYFDMKTACFRGGCLTGPNHSGTQLHGFLAYLMKCAATGTPYTVFGYKGKQVRDNIHSADLINIFHEFYKAPRVAEVYNAGGGRYSNCSMLEAIQIAEKITGREMNYTYSETNRIGDHMWWISDNGRFEQHYPNWQLKYNVPLILQEIYDFNKERWEKEG; this comes from the coding sequence ATGACTGTTGCAATTATTACTGGATCTGCTGGCTTAATTGGTTCTGAAGCGTCTAAATTCTTTGCGAAACAAGGTTTAGATGTGGTTGGAATTGACAATGATATGCGTCGCGTCTTTTTTGGCGATGAAGCTTCAACCGCTTGGAATCGGAAACGCCTGGAAGAGTCTTTGGGCGGAAAATATACTCATGTTGAAATTGATATCCGCGATCGCGAGGCGATTGAAGACCTTTTTAAAAAGTATGGGTCAAACATCTCTCTCATCATCCACACCGCAGCGCAACCCTCCCACGACTGGGCAGCGAGAGATCCTCACATGGACTTTAGCGTCAACGCCAACGGAACCCTCAACCTCCTCGAAGCCACGCGCCAATTTTGCCCGGAGGCGGCATTTATCTTCACCTCCACCAACAAAGTCTACGGCGACACCCCCAACCGCCTTCCCCTCATGGAAAAAGATACCCGTTGGGAAATCGACCCCAGCCACACCTACGCCGGGGGAATTCGCGAAGATATGTCCATCGACCACACCACCCACAGCTTATTTGGCGCGTCTAAAGTTGCAGCAGATGTACTCGTTCAAGAATACGGACGTTACTTCGACATGAAAACCGCCTGCTTCCGAGGGGGTTGCCTCACCGGGCCAAACCACTCCGGAACCCAACTCCACGGATTCCTCGCCTACCTCATGAAGTGCGCCGCAACAGGCACGCCTTACACTGTCTTCGGCTACAAAGGTAAACAAGTCCGAGACAACATCCACAGCGCCGACCTCATCAATATTTTTCACGAATTCTACAAAGCCCCGCGCGTTGCAGAAGTGTACAATGCCGGCGGCGGACGCTACAGCAATTGCTCGATGTTAGAGGCGATTCAAATTGCCGAAAAAATTACCGGGCGCGAAATGAATTACACCTACTCCGAAACCAATCGCATTGGCGACCATATGTGGTGGATTAGCGATAACGGTCGCTTTGAACAACACTATCCCAATTGGCAGCTCAAGTACAACGTTCCCCTAATTTTGCAGGAAATTTACGACTTTAATAAAGAGCGTTGGGAAAAAGAAGGGTAA
- a CDS encoding glycosyltransferase family 4 protein, producing the protein MKILLSCFACEPGQGSEEGVGWNVTLQSARYNEVWVITREFYRPAIEEAMSRNPIANLHFIYVEPLGWKENFKGRQGGLQLHYYLWQILAYRAAKKLHKQVNLDVVRHVTYVKFWSPSLVSLLPVPFIWGPIGGGESAPKPFWRDFSWKGKLYEFARDVAQRMGELDPFTRLTARRSVFTPVTTQDTAKRVRPMGAKNVEIYSEAGLSKDVIDALGQYPLPQGDPIRFISMGRLLHWKGYHLSVRAFAQANLPNAEYWVLGDGPERERLEEMAKELGCADKIKFWGRVPRTETLNKLGKSHVLVHPSLHDSGGWTCLEGMAAGRPILCLALGGPDTQVTEETGIKIPAKNPDQAVREMAEAMVRLAKDAPLREKLGAGGQKRVREVYDWDAKGDFFAQLYKKVCSGNW; encoded by the coding sequence ATGAAAATTCTGCTCTCTTGCTTCGCTTGCGAACCCGGACAAGGGTCTGAGGAAGGTGTCGGTTGGAATGTCACCCTTCAATCGGCAAGATACAACGAAGTTTGGGTTATCACCCGCGAATTTTACCGACCTGCTATTGAGGAAGCAATGAGTCGCAATCCTATTGCCAATCTGCATTTTATCTATGTCGAACCGTTGGGGTGGAAAGAAAATTTCAAAGGTCGTCAGGGGGGATTACAACTCCACTACTACCTCTGGCAGATTCTCGCCTACCGCGCGGCGAAGAAGCTACACAAACAGGTGAATTTGGATGTGGTTCGCCACGTCACCTACGTTAAGTTTTGGTCGCCGAGTTTGGTCAGTTTGCTTCCCGTTCCCTTCATTTGGGGACCCATTGGCGGTGGGGAATCAGCACCTAAACCCTTTTGGCGAGATTTTAGCTGGAAAGGGAAACTGTACGAATTTGCCAGGGATGTGGCGCAACGGATGGGGGAACTCGATCCCTTCACTCGCCTGACTGCCCGTCGCAGTGTCTTCACCCCAGTCACAACACAGGATACGGCAAAGCGAGTGCGACCGATGGGTGCGAAAAATGTGGAAATTTACTCCGAGGCGGGTTTATCGAAAGACGTTATCGATGCATTAGGGCAGTATCCTCTGCCGCAAGGCGATCCCATCCGTTTTATTAGTATGGGACGATTGTTGCATTGGAAGGGATATCACCTATCTGTACGTGCTTTTGCTCAGGCAAATCTACCGAATGCAGAATACTGGGTGTTGGGGGATGGGCCGGAACGCGAGCGATTGGAGGAGATGGCGAAGGAACTGGGATGCGCCGATAAAATCAAGTTTTGGGGTCGGGTACCTCGCACGGAAACCTTGAATAAGTTAGGAAAATCTCACGTTTTGGTTCATCCCAGTCTGCACGATTCTGGTGGTTGGACGTGCTTGGAAGGCATGGCGGCGGGTCGTCCGATTCTTTGCTTGGCGTTGGGAGGGCCCGACACTCAGGTGACAGAAGAGACGGGGATTAAGATTCCTGCAAAAAATCCCGACCAAGCGGTTCGGGAGATGGCGGAGGCGATGGTGCGTTTGGCGAAAGATGCTCCATTACGAGAAAAATTGGGTGCAGGCGGACAAAAACGAGTCCGTGAAGTTTATGACTGGGACGCAAAGGGAGATTTCTTTGCGCAATTGTACAAAAAAGTCTGTTCGGGCAATTGGTAG